GCTCTTTACCTCCTCACCATGGATACGATGGAACGCTACAACCAGATTCGCATGAGCCCTGGCAATGAGACCAAGGCCGTTAACAGCAAGGCCGCGATGCTCAAGGACCTGGATACCAAGCTTAAAACAGTAATTAATTTTGGTAACGGCCGGTGGATCATCGCAGCCCTCTATGGACTGGGCCAGGCCAATAAGGAGTTTGCTAGTTTCATTAAGCAGGCCCCCATGCCCAAGGGGCTTAATGCCGCCCAGAAAAAACAATTCAAAGATGTTCTTGGCCAGCAAGCTGCGCAGTATGACCAGGCGGCCAAACAGTATTTTGGTCAGTGCATCCAGAATGCAGAAAAATTCGAGGTCTTCACACTTTTTGTTCGCGGCTGCCAGTCCCGAGGGAAAATTCAGGTCGACGAGGCCAAGGAAACCCGTATGTACTCACGGGCCCAAGAAAAAGCTCCTCCTGGGACCAAGGAAATTCGCGATCGCCTTTATGATCAACCGCGCGACATCACATTGTTGACCAAACTGGCACGCATCTATGTGCAATCGAAGGACTTCTCAATGGCGGAATTGATTCTTAACCGCGCTCTGGAAATTGCTCCCAATAATGGAACAGTTGCTGCCTCAATTGGAGTGGTTCAATTGTATAAAAACGATCTGGGGTCGGCCAAGAAGTGGTTTGATAAAGCCCTCAATATCAGCAAATCCAATTCCCTGGCCCTCTATGGGATCGCAGGCCTCCACAAGCAGTTTAGTTTTAAAAGCCGCCTGAGGGGCTCCATGAGCGCGGCCAGGCGTGCCGGACCTCCGACTGGGCTCACCCATCCTTTCATCCAGGCTGTCCAGTAAGTTTGCACCCTCTTCCTCGACCTCCATCCGGGTCCTAAGATCGCGATTTTTTTGCTTTTGTGGGTCCAGTGACTGGAGAACCGGAGCCGGGCTGCCGATAGTTACATTACCAAGAGTATAAAAACTATGAGTGCGGCAGAAAAGAAATACGAATTCCCAGTTTATGTCCTGATTTCCCACGGAGATGAAGTCATCTTCGAGAGGACCTTTGATGCTCTGCCCGTTACCATTGGTCGCAGTAGTCATTGCGACATCACTCTCTCTCAGTTCAATTGGATCAGCCGCCAACATGCCGTGATCATCCCCGAGGGTGGACGCATTTATTTGGTCGATCTGAAATCCTCAAATGGCATTCAGCTCGGAGGCCGTACCTATGACCGGGTTGAGGTTCATAATGGGACAATCGCCAGTATTGGCCCGTTGGTTCTTCAGTTTGGATTGCCACTGGAAAGAAGGGCCCAGGCGCGAGGAGCTGTCAGTCAAGTGGATCATCCCCCTCCGGTGGATGTTTCGCCTGGACCTCCTCCTGATGACGACAAAACCATTGTCACTTACCAACCACCTGGTCCCCCGGCTCAAGCCAAAAAGGGGAGATTTTATCCCGATCTCAACCAGGAGAACCTCGACCAGGAGAATTCGGATCCAACTCCTGATCAATTTCAATTTGTACCAGTAAATACCGCGACCGGAATTAAACATGAGCCGCCTATGCCCCCCCGCGGTGGTGCTCATCAAAATCCTGAAGCCACGATTGTAGATCGTGGGCCTGCTCTCTCCGCTTCTGAGAATCAAGCAGCATCTTACCAGCCTAACTTTCAACTGACTGATCCTCAGGCGCATGCCCATCCTCAGGTCCCGACTGGCCCTCTACCTGGCAATATCGACCATCAAACACCAAAAGCTCCCAGTAAACCGCTTCCCTATTATTTACGGGAGGAGATTCGACCCCCAGCTGAGGCGAGCAAACAGAAGCGCACCCAGCGCGAGGCCGCAAAGCCTGCTTACCAAAAAGGTGAAGGCCTTACAGGTTTTGTCCTTGAACGGGACAGAGCATTTGATGGCATCGATCGCGTGCCGCGTGGACGACGGGTCTTGGAAGCCTACGTCACCTGGAAAGGCGAGGTCCTCGACACTCACCTATTCTGGCCCGGAGAACAGGTCGTTGTCGGACGCTCAAAAGAAGGTCTGTATGTCCCCACGCTCAAAGGCGAATTTTTGGTCGCCGATTTTGACGGTGCTGTCGCCCGCTGTTCCATTCCACAAAAAGTTAATGGCTTTTTGCGGACTGGGGACTACCGTCCGGTTCCTCTTGAAGACCTCATTCGCAGCCAGGCCCTCAGTCGCAAGGGTAACAACTATGTTTTAAAGCTCGGCTCATCAGATTTGTGCTCCATGAATTTGGGTCATGATATCCATTTGTACTTTAGATACGCTCCTGCTCCTCGCCAACTCTCACGTAAAAAAATCGTTGAGCCGGACGCCCTACTGAAAAAGACAATCACTGGCTCGGGATTAATTCACTTTTTGCTTGTCATGGTTTGCCTGCTTTTTGCACCCAAAGATGATACTCCAAAGGTGAAAAACCTTCCGCCTCGAATTGCCAAACTTTTGGTTAAAAAGGAAAAACCGAAGCCAAAACCTAAGCCTAAGAAGAAAAAGGAAGAGCCAAAGCCCACGGCCAAGAAGAAAGAGGTTAAGCCTCCACCCAAGAAAGTGGCCAAGCAGCGTAAACCTAAAAAGGTTGTGGTGCGCAAGAACGTCAAGGTGAGGGAGATGAACAAAAAGGTCACCAAAAATGTGACCAGTGACAAGCCCATCAAGGGTAAGCCGACTCAGGACGTGACTAAAGTCGGGGCGCTCGCTGCTTTGGGCGCTTTGGGGGCGGCCACTCCAAACCCAACCAATCAGCCGGTCTCGATCAACGTCAATAAAAACGCCGGCGGGGGCGGAGCGAAGATGACCACTAGCGGAGTCATTGGCGCTATCAAGGCTAAGGGCGGGCAATTGCAGGCAGCTGGTATTGCTGGCGTCAAAACCACCGGAAAAGGTTTCGGAACTGGTGACGGCTATGGAGTCCAGGGAATTAAGGGCCGCGCTGGAAGTCGCGGTGTAGCCGGATCCGTAGTGGGCACTCCCAGCCTGATGAAGATCAATCGCACGGAAGGCCTCAACCGCAAACAGGTGATGGACGTGGTCAAAGGCTACTTGGGTGAAATCCAACAGTGTTACGAAAGGTCACTTCTCACCGACCCAGGAATCGCCGGCCGTGTTGAATATGAGTGGTTCATCACTCCACAAGGCCAAGTGAAGTGGGCCAAGGTCAAAAAGTCTGATATGCGCGGCGGTGATAGTCTTAATGGCTGTGTGCTCGCCATCTTTAAGAAGATGAAATTCCCCGTCGCAAAAAATGGCGAAGCTACGACGCCTAACATCGGATTCCCCTTCGGCCGACTCTAAGGTCCTACCTTCGTCCAGAATGTAAAGCCCTACTATTCGCAAAAAATCCCTGGAGATACAATGGTTTCTGGGAATTCCCTCAAAGGAGACAGGGTCTATGATCGGCGAACTCATGAAGCTTTATATTGCTGGCGGAAACTGGATGCATCTTATTACCGTCACTTCTCTTCTCGGCATCGCGATTATTGTTGAGCGATTCATGGTGCTCACGGCTGCTGCCAATATCAAAAAGGATGAAGTGCTCAATCACATCAATAGCTACATCCTCCAGGGCAATCTGGAGAAAGCCATTGCCGTCACCTCGCAGGTAAAAAATCCTCTGACCAACATTGTGCGTGCGGGCTTGATGGCCGTTGCCAATAATGGGGGCCCAGATGAAGTGCAAACGGCGATGGATGCTGTTGCATTAAGAGAAGTCCCCCGCCTTGAAAGGCGCGTGGGTCTTTTGGCAACCCTTTCAAATATTGCCACCCTGCTCGGGCTGCTGGGAACAGTGGCCGGTCTTATTGGCGCCTTCGGCGCGGTGGCCAACGTTGCGCCTGCTGAAAAAGCCACTATGCTCGCAAATGCGATTGCGACTGCGATGAACACCACTGCATTTGGACTGATTGTGGCCATTCCCCTGCTGGGTTGTTTTGGTTTTCTCAATGCCATGGTTCAAGGAATTGTCGACGATGTGCATGAAGCAAGTGTGGCCACCCTCAACTTTGTATTAACCAATCGGGAAAAGCTGAGACACTCGCGTGGCTAAGAGACAGGTCAACGTAGAACTGAACATGACTCCCTTCATCGGACTCTTCGCCCTGTTGGTGGTCATGCTACTGCTGACAGCGGTATGGAACCGCATTGCCTCTCTATCAACGGACACAACTGGAGCGGCGGCGGCAGATGAGGACACTCCCCCGCCTCCCAAGAAGGTTCAGCTAAGCGTGACCGTTGTCCCTGACGGCATCGAAATGGCCGAAGATGAAAACGGCACGAGAATTCCCGATGCACCCAATGGCGACATCGATGTCATGCGCTTTGTTCAGGTTCTGCAAGCCTGGAAGCAAAAGTACCCGGATCGTTCCGATGTGATTCTTAATACCGAAAACACTGTTACCTACAACAAGCTCATTCGTGTGTTCGATACTTTGGTGGGCAACGAGTGGCCTGATGTAGGAGTGAGTACTCAATAATGGCAAAGACTCTGATTGTAAGCCCTGGATACCATATTCGCCCAAAATACGATTTGGCGGGCTTTCGAGACAAGCTCGACAAAGGCGGCAATCGGGAATATGACATGGTTTTGCCCCTCACCTCGATGATCGATATGTTCTCGATGCTGGTGATCTTCCTTCTCCTTAACTTTTCGGCCACCGGTGAAGCCTACTTCGTGGCCAAAGACATTAAGCTGCCAGAGGCTGAGAATGCTCGCCCTCTAGAGAGCTTGCCTCTGATCACTGTTACCAAGCAATATGTCTCCATTGACTCAGAACAGATCGGCACTAACCCTGCCGACTTCTCGATGAACAACTGGAATATGGAGGCCTTTGCCGCCTCCCTCAGACGCCTCAAGGCCCTTCAGGACAACTTAAGAGCTGCGGGACTCAAACCCAAAACTGAAGTCAACATCCAGGCCGACAAGGGCACGCCCGTCCTTTACGTCAAACGGGTGATGAATGTCTTGATCACCGAAGGCTTCACCGGGATTAACTTTGCCGTCAAAGAAGGCAGCGAAGAAGAAGGTG
This is a stretch of genomic DNA from Pseudobdellovibrionaceae bacterium. It encodes these proteins:
- a CDS encoding biopolymer transporter ExbD, translated to MAKRQVNVELNMTPFIGLFALLVVMLLLTAVWNRIASLSTDTTGAAAADEDTPPPPKKVQLSVTVVPDGIEMAEDENGTRIPDAPNGDIDVMRFVQVLQAWKQKYPDRSDVILNTENTVTYNKLIRVFDTLVGNEWPDVGVSTQ
- a CDS encoding biopolymer transporter ExbD produces the protein MAKTLIVSPGYHIRPKYDLAGFRDKLDKGGNREYDMVLPLTSMIDMFSMLVIFLLLNFSATGEAYFVAKDIKLPEAENARPLESLPLITVTKQYVSIDSEQIGTNPADFSMNNWNMEAFAASLRRLKALQDNLRAAGLKPKTEVNIQADKGTPVLYVKRVMNVLITEGFTGINFAVKEGSEEEGGG
- a CDS encoding AgmX/PglI C-terminal domain-containing protein, which gives rise to MSAAEKKYEFPVYVLISHGDEVIFERTFDALPVTIGRSSHCDITLSQFNWISRQHAVIIPEGGRIYLVDLKSSNGIQLGGRTYDRVEVHNGTIASIGPLVLQFGLPLERRAQARGAVSQVDHPPPVDVSPGPPPDDDKTIVTYQPPGPPAQAKKGRFYPDLNQENLDQENSDPTPDQFQFVPVNTATGIKHEPPMPPRGGAHQNPEATIVDRGPALSASENQAASYQPNFQLTDPQAHAHPQVPTGPLPGNIDHQTPKAPSKPLPYYLREEIRPPAEASKQKRTQREAAKPAYQKGEGLTGFVLERDRAFDGIDRVPRGRRVLEAYVTWKGEVLDTHLFWPGEQVVVGRSKEGLYVPTLKGEFLVADFDGAVARCSIPQKVNGFLRTGDYRPVPLEDLIRSQALSRKGNNYVLKLGSSDLCSMNLGHDIHLYFRYAPAPRQLSRKKIVEPDALLKKTITGSGLIHFLLVMVCLLFAPKDDTPKVKNLPPRIAKLLVKKEKPKPKPKPKKKKEEPKPTAKKKEVKPPPKKVAKQRKPKKVVVRKNVKVREMNKKVTKNVTSDKPIKGKPTQDVTKVGALAALGALGAATPNPTNQPVSINVNKNAGGGGAKMTTSGVIGAIKAKGGQLQAAGIAGVKTTGKGFGTGDGYGVQGIKGRAGSRGVAGSVVGTPSLMKINRTEGLNRKQVMDVVKGYLGEIQQCYERSLLTDPGIAGRVEYEWFITPQGQVKWAKVKKSDMRGGDSLNGCVLAIFKKMKFPVAKNGEATTPNIGFPFGRL
- a CDS encoding MotA/TolQ/ExbB proton channel family protein, which codes for MIGELMKLYIAGGNWMHLITVTSLLGIAIIVERFMVLTAAANIKKDEVLNHINSYILQGNLEKAIAVTSQVKNPLTNIVRAGLMAVANNGGPDEVQTAMDAVALREVPRLERRVGLLATLSNIATLLGLLGTVAGLIGAFGAVANVAPAEKATMLANAIATAMNTTAFGLIVAIPLLGCFGFLNAMVQGIVDDVHEASVATLNFVLTNREKLRHSRG